In the Clavelina lepadiformis chromosome 8, kaClaLepa1.1, whole genome shotgun sequence genome, one interval contains:
- the LOC143468256 gene encoding adhesion G-protein coupled receptor G2-like isoform X2: MTNSGSFAVSSTTFPVQWNTTGLGSKNGEDDENERVLSIITYVGAAVSIVGILLTLFSYMGYRKFSVKRTHIVVVNLCMSLLLYFISFIISNSARQHTTMDKHVKDHSACIAGAFLCHLGVLSSWFWAISYWALLVVMYKRPLGGHINNFFFKTALPSYGISLVFAAGSIIVAHALGDLDESSHAYFSDRCFVANNYLYVGLLLPFLLPAAPMIGMFIYLARGVMKNEQRNIQRVKSHLIKISIITVVFTVAVVLSVIIVPELREYGSTANLIAVACFTAGSTALGLLLMFFFCIHQKEIRSHWMAVVTGNDSIHHRSMSKGTMEALGIRRSSHKRSVGNNCSIPIEVTDESERKLSTIRILPKDDMDMSTLGLIQIPGTPSPEHDAERMNGTAQKENDTGRNLEVIDEHTSLKVKGHHGKSPFGKLHEGKSRSKSSSSNDGIAKHSSNKRQQSEDHIVIGKSHRKEPKRRSLSTSHNQEVPLTKRSSIVSTDSAEMTNFE, translated from the exons ATGACAAATTCTGGCAGTTTTGCAGTGAGCAGTACGACGTTTCCAGTACAATGGAATACAACAGGCCTTG GAAGTAAAAACGgtgaagatgatgaaaatgagcGAGTCTTAAGCATCATTACCTATGTTGGTGCCGCTGTATCGATCGTAGGCATTTTGCTGACACTCTTTTCATACATGGGATACAG GAAGTTCAGTGTAAAGAGGACTCACATTGTGGTGGTCAACCTGTGCATGTCGCTGCTTCTTTATTTCATTTCCTTCATCATCAGCAATTCAGCTCGACAGCACACAACAATGGACAAACATGTCAAAGATCATAGCGCATGTATTGCAG GAGCGTTCCTTTGTCATCTCGGAGTTCTTAGTTCTTGGTTTTGGGCAATTTCCTACTGGGCCTTGCTCGTGGTTATGTACAAAAGACCACTGGGCGGACAcattaacaactttttttttaaaactgccCTGCCTTCGTACGGAATATCGCTGGTGTTCGCTGCTGGAAGTATTATCGTAGCGCACGCATTAGGAGACTTGGATGAAAGTTCTCACGCTTACTTCAGCGACAG GTGCTTTGTTGCGAACAATTATCTTTATGTCGGCTTGTTGCTGCCCTTTCTGTTACCCGCTGCTCCGATGATTGGCATGTTCATCTACTTGGCGAGAGGAGTAATGAAAAACGAACAAAGAAACATTCAGCGCGTGAAAAGTCACCTCATCAAGATATCCATAATAACCGTGGTTTTCACTGTTG CCGTTGTATTGAGTGTAATTATCGTCCCTGAATTGAGAGAGTACGGCAGCACCGCCAATTTGATTGCTGTTGCTTGCTTTACAGCCGGCTCAACAGCTTTG GGTTTGCTGTTGATGTTTTTCTTCTGTATTCATCAAAAAGAAATAAGAAGTCATTGGATGGCTGTGGTTACAGGCAATGATTCTATACACCATAGAAGCATGAGTAAAGGAACGATGGAAGCTTTAGGCATTCGTCGATCGAGTCATAAACGTTCTGTAGGCAAT AATTGTTCCATCCCCATTGAAGTTACAGATGAATCCGAACGCAAGTTATCCACGATTCGTATCCTGCCTAAAGATGATATGGACATGTCAACTCTCGGATTGATACAAATTCCGGGAACTCCTTCTCCGGAGCATGACGCAGAGAGGATGAACGGCACGGCGCAGAAGGAAAATGACACCGGCAGAAACCTGGAGGTAATCGACGAACACACCAGCTTGAAGGTGAAAGGTCATCACGGAAAATCTCCTTTTGGGAAATTGCACGAAGGGAAATCGAGAAGCAAATCGTCGTCGTCTAACGATggtattgcaaaacattctagcAACAAGCGACAACAGAGCGAAGACCACATTGTCATCGGCAAATCCCACCGCAAGGAGCCGAAACGTAGGAGCCTGAGCACGAGCCACAACCAGGAGGTCCCGCTTACGAAAAGGAGTAGTATCGTAAGCACAGATTCGGCTGAAATGACTAATTTTGAATGA
- the LOC143468256 gene encoding adhesion G-protein coupled receptor G2-like isoform X1: protein MTNSGSFAVSSTTFPVQWNTTGLAGSKNGEDDENERVLSIITYVGAAVSIVGILLTLFSYMGYRKFSVKRTHIVVVNLCMSLLLYFISFIISNSARQHTTMDKHVKDHSACIAGAFLCHLGVLSSWFWAISYWALLVVMYKRPLGGHINNFFFKTALPSYGISLVFAAGSIIVAHALGDLDESSHAYFSDRCFVANNYLYVGLLLPFLLPAAPMIGMFIYLARGVMKNEQRNIQRVKSHLIKISIITVVFTVAVVLSVIIVPELREYGSTANLIAVACFTAGSTALGLLLMFFFCIHQKEIRSHWMAVVTGNDSIHHRSMSKGTMEALGIRRSSHKRSVGNNCSIPIEVTDESERKLSTIRILPKDDMDMSTLGLIQIPGTPSPEHDAERMNGTAQKENDTGRNLEVIDEHTSLKVKGHHGKSPFGKLHEGKSRSKSSSSNDGIAKHSSNKRQQSEDHIVIGKSHRKEPKRRSLSTSHNQEVPLTKRSSIVSTDSAEMTNFE from the exons ATGACAAATTCTGGCAGTTTTGCAGTGAGCAGTACGACGTTTCCAGTACAATGGAATACAACAGGCCTTG CAGGAAGTAAAAACGgtgaagatgatgaaaatgagcGAGTCTTAAGCATCATTACCTATGTTGGTGCCGCTGTATCGATCGTAGGCATTTTGCTGACACTCTTTTCATACATGGGATACAG GAAGTTCAGTGTAAAGAGGACTCACATTGTGGTGGTCAACCTGTGCATGTCGCTGCTTCTTTATTTCATTTCCTTCATCATCAGCAATTCAGCTCGACAGCACACAACAATGGACAAACATGTCAAAGATCATAGCGCATGTATTGCAG GAGCGTTCCTTTGTCATCTCGGAGTTCTTAGTTCTTGGTTTTGGGCAATTTCCTACTGGGCCTTGCTCGTGGTTATGTACAAAAGACCACTGGGCGGACAcattaacaactttttttttaaaactgccCTGCCTTCGTACGGAATATCGCTGGTGTTCGCTGCTGGAAGTATTATCGTAGCGCACGCATTAGGAGACTTGGATGAAAGTTCTCACGCTTACTTCAGCGACAG GTGCTTTGTTGCGAACAATTATCTTTATGTCGGCTTGTTGCTGCCCTTTCTGTTACCCGCTGCTCCGATGATTGGCATGTTCATCTACTTGGCGAGAGGAGTAATGAAAAACGAACAAAGAAACATTCAGCGCGTGAAAAGTCACCTCATCAAGATATCCATAATAACCGTGGTTTTCACTGTTG CCGTTGTATTGAGTGTAATTATCGTCCCTGAATTGAGAGAGTACGGCAGCACCGCCAATTTGATTGCTGTTGCTTGCTTTACAGCCGGCTCAACAGCTTTG GGTTTGCTGTTGATGTTTTTCTTCTGTATTCATCAAAAAGAAATAAGAAGTCATTGGATGGCTGTGGTTACAGGCAATGATTCTATACACCATAGAAGCATGAGTAAAGGAACGATGGAAGCTTTAGGCATTCGTCGATCGAGTCATAAACGTTCTGTAGGCAAT AATTGTTCCATCCCCATTGAAGTTACAGATGAATCCGAACGCAAGTTATCCACGATTCGTATCCTGCCTAAAGATGATATGGACATGTCAACTCTCGGATTGATACAAATTCCGGGAACTCCTTCTCCGGAGCATGACGCAGAGAGGATGAACGGCACGGCGCAGAAGGAAAATGACACCGGCAGAAACCTGGAGGTAATCGACGAACACACCAGCTTGAAGGTGAAAGGTCATCACGGAAAATCTCCTTTTGGGAAATTGCACGAAGGGAAATCGAGAAGCAAATCGTCGTCGTCTAACGATggtattgcaaaacattctagcAACAAGCGACAACAGAGCGAAGACCACATTGTCATCGGCAAATCCCACCGCAAGGAGCCGAAACGTAGGAGCCTGAGCACGAGCCACAACCAGGAGGTCCCGCTTACGAAAAGGAGTAGTATCGTAAGCACAGATTCGGCTGAAATGACTAATTTTGAATGA